The genome window ATGACGAGCGGGGGCGCGAGCCGGATCGCGTCGGGCTGCACCGCGTTGACCAGGAAGCCCGCGTCCTGGGCCGCCGCCTGCACCCGGTCGGCGCACGGCCGGGCGAGCAGGACGGCCAGCCAGAGCCCTCTGCCCCGCACCCCCTTGAGCAGCGGATGCCGGATGGCCGCGATCCCGTCGGCGAGCCGGGCCCCGAGGGTCTTGGCCCGCTCGAGCAGGCCCTCCCGCTCGATCGTGTCGAGCACGGCGAGCGCGGCCGCGCAGGACACGGGGTTGCCGCCGAAGGTCGAGCCGTGGTCGCCCTTCGCGAAGACCGTCCCGGCCGGGCCGAGCCCGAGGCACGCGCCGATCGGGAGCCCGCCGCCGAGCCCCTTGGCGATGGTCACGATGTCCGGGACGACCCCCTCGGCCTGGTGGGCGAACCAGTGGCCGGTCCGGCCGATCCCCGACTGGATCTCGTCGACCACGAAGAGGGCGCCGGTCTCCGAGCAGATCCGCCGCGCCGCCGCGAAGTAGCCCTCGGGCGGGGGCACCACGCCGGCCTCGCCCTGCGTGGGCTCGAGGAAGACCGCGGCGCACCGGTCGGTCACCGCCTCGCGCAGCGCCGCGGCGTCGCCGTACGGGACGAACCTGACGTCGATGGGGAACGGCCCGAACTGGTCGCGGATCGACGGCTTGCCGGTGAGGGCGAGCGCGCCGAGCGTGCGCCCGTGGAAGCCCATCTCCGCGGCGACGACGTAGTCCCGGCCGTGCGCCTTGCCGTACTTGATGGCGATCTTCAGCGCCGCCTCGTTCGCCTCGGTGCCCGAGTTGGCGAGGAAGACCCGGCCGGGCGCGCCGAGCAGGCCGAGCAGCCGCTCGGCGAGCAGCACCTCGGGCTCGTGCAGGTAGAGGTTGGAGGTGTGGGCGAGCACGGCGACCTGGCGGGAGACCGCCTCGACCAGGGCGGGGTGCCCGTGGCCGAGCGAGCTGACCGCGATGCCGCCGATCAGGTCGAGGTAGCGCCGGCCGTCCACGTCCCAGACGGCGGTCCCCTCGCCCCGGGCGAGCGCCACGGGCGGCACGCCGTAGTTGGGCATGAACGCGGCCTCGTAGCGGGCGCGCAGGTCCTCGGTCCGCGTCGCGCTCATGGCCGCTCCCCCTCCCCGTCCGGGCCGTCATCGGGGACCACCATGGTCCCGATGCCCTCGTCGGTGAAGACCTCCAGCAGCAGCGCGTGCGGCACCCGGCCGTCGAGCACGTGCGCCTGGGGCACGCCGCCCTTCACCGCGGTGAGGCAGGCCTCCATCTTCGGCACCATCCCGCTGGTCAGGGACGGCAGCAGCGAGGTCAGCTCGGACGCGGTGATCCGGCTGATCACCTCGTCGCTGTTCGGCCAGTCGGCATAGAGGCCCTCCACGTCGGTGAGGACGATCAGCTTGGAGGCGTTGAGCGCGACGGCGAGCGCCGCGGCCGCGGTGTCGGCGTTGACGTTGTAGACCTGGGTGGGGTCCTCCTCGGCGCGGGCGATCGACGACACCACCGGGATCCGCCCGTCGTCGAGGAGCGCCCGCACGGCCCCGGTGTCGACCTGGACGATCTCCCCGACCTGGCCGAGATCGATCTCGGCCCCGTCGACCACCACGCGCTTGCGCCGCGCGGTGAACAGGTGCGCGTCCTCCCCGGACAGGCCGACGGCGAACGGGCCGTGCCGGTTGATCAGCCCGACCACGCCGCGGTTGACCTGGCCGACGAGGACCATCCGCACCACCTCCATCGCCTCGGGCGTGGTCACCCGCAGGCCGGAGACGAAGTGGCTCTCGATCCCGAGCCGGTCGAGGTGCGCCTGGATCTGCGGGCCGCCGCCGTGCACGATCACCGGCTTGAGCCCGGCGTAGCGGAGGAAGACCACGTCGTCGGCGAAGGTGGCGCGCAGCCGGTCGTCGGTCATCGCGTGCCCGCCGTACTTGATGACGACCGTGGCCCCGTGGAAGCGGGCCAGCCAGGGCAGCGCCTCGGTCAGCGTGCGGGCCTTGTCCAATGCCCCGTTCAGCCGTGTGGTCATGTCGAGTACGCCGAGTTCTCGTGGACGTAGGCCGCGGTCAGGTCCGTGGTGTGGACGGTGGCCGTGTGCGGCCCGGCGGACAGGTCGATGGTGATGGTGACGTCCCTGGGGCGCAGGTCC of Thermobispora bispora DSM 43833 contains these proteins:
- a CDS encoding acetylornithine transaminase, whose protein sequence is MSATRTEDLRARYEAAFMPNYGVPPVALARGEGTAVWDVDGRRYLDLIGGIAVSSLGHGHPALVEAVSRQVAVLAHTSNLYLHEPEVLLAERLLGLLGAPGRVFLANSGTEANEAALKIAIKYGKAHGRDYVVAAEMGFHGRTLGALALTGKPSIRDQFGPFPIDVRFVPYGDAAALREAVTDRCAAVFLEPTQGEAGVVPPPEGYFAAARRICSETGALFVVDEIQSGIGRTGHWFAHQAEGVVPDIVTIAKGLGGGLPIGACLGLGPAGTVFAKGDHGSTFGGNPVSCAAALAVLDTIEREGLLERAKTLGARLADGIAAIRHPLLKGVRGRGLWLAVLLARPCADRVQAAAQDAGFLVNAVQPDAIRLAPPLVITGDEVASFLDALPGILEAANGA
- the argB gene encoding acetylglutamate kinase — protein: MTTRLNGALDKARTLTEALPWLARFHGATVVIKYGGHAMTDDRLRATFADDVVFLRYAGLKPVIVHGGGPQIQAHLDRLGIESHFVSGLRVTTPEAMEVVRMVLVGQVNRGVVGLINRHGPFAVGLSGEDAHLFTARRKRVVVDGAEIDLGQVGEIVQVDTGAVRALLDDGRIPVVSSIARAEEDPTQVYNVNADTAAAALAVALNASKLIVLTDVEGLYADWPNSDEVISRITASELTSLLPSLTSGMVPKMEACLTAVKGGVPQAHVLDGRVPHALLLEVFTDEGIGTMVVPDDGPDGEGERP